The following DNA comes from Oceanithermus desulfurans.
CAGGTGGAAGACGTAGCGGCCGCGCACCCGCGGCACCGGCGCCGGGGCGGGGCCGAGGAGCGGGGCGGGGGCTCCCGCGGGGTCCGCGGGCTCGGCGGCTTCGGGCTCCGGGCCGATGCGCTTTTTCAAGAATTCCGCCGCCTCCATGGCCGCGGCGCGGGCGGTGGCTTCCTGGCGGTGGCTGAACTCGAGCACCACCATCCGCACCGCCGGCGGGTAGCCGAGCATGCGCCTGAGCACCAGCTCGGTCTCGGGCACGCTCGTCACGTCACCTTCGATTAGCGCTTCTACGGCCGGGTGGTCGGGCTCGAAGGTCTGCAGGGCCAAGAGCGGGCTGCGGCTGGGGTGCAGGTCGGCCAGCTGCCACAGGAGGCGGTGGTAGCGCTCGGGGGCGCGGAAGTCGGAGGCGGGCAGGAACCCCTCGGCGTAGGGCAGCAGCACCAGGGCGAGCTCCGGGGGCGCGGGGGTGCGGAGAAGCGCCGTCGTGCCCACCACCACGCCGACCTCGCCCCGCTGGAGGGGGCTGAGGTCGTCCTTGCGCTCGGCCGAGTACTGGTAGACGGGCAGGCTGGGCACGCGCCTGCGGACCTCCTCGGCCACCCACTGCACCCCGGGACCGGCGTAGCCGAAGACCTCGCCGCCGCAGACGGGGCAGACCTCGGGCGCGGGTTCGCTGTGGCCGCACTGGTGGCAGACCAGGCGGCCCCGGCGGCCCGGTTTGTGGAAGCGCAGCGGCAGGTCGCAGTTGGAGCAGACGGGTTGCCAGTCGCAGCTCTTGCAGAAGAGGCGGCCCGAGTAGCCGCGGCGGGCGACCAGCACCAGCGCCTGCCGCCCCTTCTCGGGCACCTGGGCGAGGAGCTCGACCGCGCGACCGGTGAGCGGCCAGCCGCGCTCGCGCCGCAGGTCGATGGGCAGCACCCGGGTGCGCGGCGGCCGCACCAAGAGGCCCGGCTTTTCCACCACCTCGACGGCCGGGGTGAGGCTCAGGTAGTGCAGCTCCGCCCCCAACATCTCGGCGCGCAGCTCGGCGAGGCGCACCGCGTGGGCGCGGCTGCCGGAGGCGAGCTTGTAGGAGTCGGAACCCTCGTCCATCACCACGATCCGCTTCCAGCGGCGGGGCATGAGGAGCGCCTGGTAGCTGCCCAGGACCACCGGAGCGGCCTCGCGCCACAGCGCCCGCCGCAGATCCGGGCTCTGGCCGCCGTGGAAGGGCAGGACGGGCGGCGGCCAGCGGTCGTAGGCCCGCTCGAGCGCGTAGCGCTCGGGAAAGAGGACCAGGGTCTCGCCCTCCCGGGCCAGACCGGCGGCGAGCTGCAGCCGCTCGGCGTGGCGGCCGCCGCTCACGCGCGTCGGCGGTTCGGGCACGGGCAGGGGGCGGATGGGCGATCCGGCGGGGGGCGGGGCGGCGAGTTCCAGCTCGACCTCGCGCCAGCCGGCGTAGCCCTTATCCACCAGCGCCCGCACCACCCCGGGCCCCACCCCGGCCGCCGCCGCCAGCGCGGTTTGGCTCTCGGCCTCGCCCAGGGCGCGCAGGGTCTCGAGCGCCGCCCGCTGCTTGGGGGTCAGCTTTTCCGTGGGTTCGCGCAGCGGCACCAGGGTCTTGCGGGTGGGTTTCAGCGCCCGCACCCGCTCCTCGAGCACCCCCCCCTCGCGCAGCTCGTCGAGGAGCGCGGGGTCCAGCTCGGCGGCGTCGCGCCACAGCGCCAGCTGCGGCAGCCCTGGCCGCACCGCTCCGTCCACCAACCGCACCTCGTGGTGCAAGGGCGGCTCCAAAAAGGGGACCAGGTCGGCGAGCAGCTGCCCCGGCGGAGCGAAGTAGTGTTCGGCGGCCCGCATCAGGAAGGCGAGGCCGGCTTCGTCGAGGAAGGGCTCGGCGTCCAGGTAACCGATGGCGTGGCGCAGGGCGAAGTCGCCCTCGGCCGCATCCTCCACCTCCACGACCACCCCCACCCGCATCCCCTTGCGGAAGGGCACGGCCACGCGCAGCCCCGGCCGGGGCGGGAGGGGCGCGCCCTCGGGCGCCAGGTAGCTGAGCGGGCCCAGGGGCAGCGGAAGGAGGATCGAGAGGCGCATCCGCCCTCAGGATACCGGCCGTAGAATGGGCGCATGGAGATCATCGGCGTGCTGGGAGGCATGAGCTGGCCCTCGACGCTCGAGTACTACCGGCTCATGAACGAGGCCGCGCAGGCGCGGCTGGGGCCGGACCGCTCGGCCGAGATCCTGCTCTACTCGCTCGACTGGGGGCGGATCGAGCGCCTGCAGCACGCCGGCGACTGGGACGCGCTCAGCGAGGAGCTGATCACCGGGGCGCGGCGGCTGGTGCTGGGGGGCGCGGGCTTCCTGGTGATCGCCACCAACACCATGCACAAGGTGGCCGACGCGGTGGCGGCGGTGAGCGGGCTCGAGGTGCTGCACATCGCCGACGCCACCGCCCGGGCGCTGCGGGAGGCGGGAGTGCGCCGCGCCGGGCTGCTGGGCACCCGCTTCACCATGGAGGAGCCCTTCATGCGCGAGCGGCTGGAGGGGTGGGGACTCGAGGTGCTCGTGCCCGAGCCCGAGGACCGCGAGGCGGTCCACCGCATCATCTACGAGGAGCTGGTGCAGGGCGTCGTCCGCGACGCCTCGCGCGAGGTCTACCGCGGGATGATGGCGCGGCTGGTCGAGCGCGGGGCCGGGGGCATCGTCCTTGGCTGCACCGAGATCGGCTTGCTGGTGGGGCCCGAAGACGCCCCGGTGCCCGTCTTCGACACCACCCGCATCCACGCCGAGGCGGCGGTGGCGCGGGCGCTCGGGGGCTGATGCGCGCCGCGCTGGCCCGCTGGGCGGTGGTGGGGGCGGGCTTCTTTATCTTCGGCAACCTTTACGCCCCGCAGCCGCTGCTGCCCGAGCTGGAGCGCAGCTGGAACGCCGCCGCGGGCGCGGCGGGCCCGGGGATGAGCGCCCCCATGCTGGGCCTGGTGCTGGGCTCGCTGCTGTGGCCCCGCACCGGCCTGCGCTCGGGGGCGATGCTGGCGCTGGGGGTGCTGGGCGTCGCCCTCTTCGGGGTGCTGGGGGCCTGGGCCGGGGACCCCGCCCTTTGGGCGACGTTGCGGCTGGGGCAGGGGCTGGCCGCGGCGGCGGTGCCCGGGGTGTCGTTCGCGCTTTTGCCCCGGCTCTTCGGCTACCGCGCGGCGGCGGCCGCCGGCTGGCTGGTGGCCGCCAACACCGTGGGCGGGGCGCTGGGGCGCGCGGGGGCGGGGGTGATGGCCGAGGGGCTGGACCCCGCCGGGGCGCTGGTGGGGCTGGCGTTGCCGCTCGTGGGGCTCGCCTGGGCGGTGGCGCCGCTCGAGGGCCGCTTCACGCGTACCGAGGCGCGCGTGCGTGCCGGAGCGGCGCCGCTCCTGGCGTTGGGGGCGGGGCTGTTGTTCGCCAACCTTTTCGTGGCCAACCTGATGCCCTACCGGCTCGAGGCCGCGGGTTACGGCCTCGCGGCGCTGGGGGCGTTCTACCTGGCCTACCTGGGCGGCACCGCGGGGGCGCTCGTAGCGGGTGCGCTTGCAGGGCGGCTGGGACCGCTGGCGGCGGGGGCGGCGGCGCTGGCGGCGGGGGCGTTGGGTACGGTGCTGCTCGCGCCCTGGCCGCTCGCCGGGTTCGCGCTGCTCCTCGCCGGCCTCTTCGGCCTGCACGCGCTCGGCGGCGCCGAGGCGGGCCGCCGGGGGGCCGGGACCAGCGGGGCCTACGTGAGCGCCTACTACCTGGGCGGGGCGCTCGCGGGCCTCGTCTACCCCCTCTTCCTGCCCCGGCCCTTCGGCTGGGCGCAGGGGTTCGTGGGGGGGCTGCTCCTGGTCACCGCCCTGCTGCTCGCGCCGGCGCTAGCGCTTGCCAGAGGTCGGGACGGGTGAAGGCCGCCGGGTCGGTCGTCTGGCCCAGGAGGCGCACCTCCCAGTGCAGGTGGGGGCCGGTCACCAGCCCGGTCGCGCCCACGTACCCCAGCAGCTCGCCCTTCGCGACGCGCTGCCCCGGCTCCACCGCCCGCCGCGAGAGGTGGTAGTAGCCGCTGCACAGCCCCAGGCCGTGGCGCAGGACCACCGCGTTGCCGCGCACGTAGAGTTCTGTGGAGAGCGCCACCACCCCCGCGGCGGGGGCGTAGACGGGCGTGCCCTCCTCGCCGCGCAGGTCCACGCCGCCGTGCCAGCCGCCGGGGCGGCCGTTGTAGCTGCGGCGGGTGCCGAAGGCCGAGGTCTCCTCCACCCGCTCGAGCGGCCAGCGCCAGGGCCCGGGCCCCAGCAGCTCCGCGGTCCAGGGGCCGCAGGCCTCGAGCAGCCGCGCCTTCTCGGCGCGGATCTTCTCGCGGTCCAGAAGGGCGTTCTTTTCCTCGCTGAGGACGATGTTCTCGCTGCCGTAGCCGCCGGGGAGGACGAGCAGCTCGCCCTTCAGGCCCGCCCCCTCGAGCACGAAGGGGTGAAGGCCCGGCCGGGTGTCGGCAGGCACCGGCACCAGGGCGACGCCGCGGGCTACGGGAACCTCCAGCTGGAAGACCCGCACCGCGTTTACCCCGACCGGGACGCGAAAGACGGCCGGCCGCCCCTGCTCTGGCGGCCAGGGGGTGACCGCAAGGCCCCAGTCCGCGGGCCAGGAGGGCTCCGAGGGGATGACCAGCCGCTGGCCGGCGCGGATCAGGTTGACGTCCGCGATTCCGTTGGCCGCGGCCAGGGCCTCGAGCGGCACCCCGTAGGTGCGGGCGATGCGGTAGAGGGTCTCGCCCGGCCGCACCACGTGCACCGGCGCGGCGGCCAACGCCAGGCCCAGGGCGAGCGGCCACCAGAGCCAGCGCTTCATTGCCCGGCCATCGTCTCGGGCATCCGCACCAGCACCGCGTGCCCCTTGGCCACGAGCTTTTCGCCGGCGAACATCTCGGTGTCCACGACCACCTTGCGCTCCTTCACCTCGACCTGGCGGCCCATCAGCCGCAGCTCCACGCCCAGGGGGGTGGGGGCCAGGTAATCGACCTCCAGGTGGGCGGTCACGAAGCGGGGGGCCTCCTCGCTGCCGGGCTCCTTGCCCTCGGCCCGCATCTTGAAGATCGCCGCCGAACCGGTGGAGTGGCAGTCGATCAGGCTGGCGATCAGGCCGCCGTAGACGAAGCCGGGAATGGCCGTGTGGTAGGGCTCGGGGGTGAAGCGGCTCTCGGTGAACTCGCCCGCGGGGTAGGTCTTCAGCTGGTAGCCGTGGGGGTTGAGGCGTCCGCAGCCGTAGCAGTGGGCCACGTCGTCGGGGTAGGTGTCCTGTATGGCGATCCGCATACGTCTAGGCTACCGCTCCGCGGGGGTCAGGGTCGGCGCGAGCCGCGGCACCGCGGGGCGCAAGAGCTACCGGCCGCTTGCGCGGCCGGCGTAGGCATGTATGTATGAAAGCGGGTTACCACTCGAGGCTCATCAGCTCCTGATAGATGCGCTGCTTGTTTTCTTCGTCGATGCGGCGGGCGTCTTCGGAGTCGAAGTCGATCTCGAACAGTGCCTCGCCCTCTTGTTGATGGGCGTACTCCTGGTAGGTTCCGGGTTCTTGCATCATGGCGACCTCCTTCTTCCTTAACTTCAGGTTAAGGAGACCTTCATCTCCGCGGTACCCCCGAATGAGGGCCCCCAAACGGGGGTGGTGCGGCCGGTACAGATGACCCCGCGAGCCCACTAGAATGAGGGCGTAAAACCCATGCAGCTCACTGGAGGTGAGCGAATGTATAAGAAGCGCGGATTTTTTGCGGTACTTGCGGTATTGGCCCTGGCCCTCTCGGCGTGCGGCGGTGTCGTCGTACCACGCGGCAGCGCCACCCTCAGCGGCACCGTGGTTGACGCCACCACCGGACTGCCCGTGCAGGGCGCCACGGCCTGCTTCGTGTACAACGGCAACGTCTCCGATCTTTGCGACAACACCGACGCCAACGGGGAATTCGTTCTGCAGCTCCTACCCGCCGGCGATCACGCGGTCCAGGTGAGCAAGAGCGGTTTCACCACCGCGCGCGAAGCCGTGCAGCTTTCCGACGGCGCCGCCACCACCGTCCGCATCGCCCTCAACCCGGGGTTGAGCAGCGGCGAGCTGCGTATCGTGCTGAGCTGGAACGCCGACCCGAGCGACCTCGACTCGCACCTCTGGATTCCCCAGGGGAGCGGCTACTACGAGGTCTACTTCAGCAACAAGGGCAACTGCGACGCCGCCCCCTACGCCTGCCTGGACGTGGACGACACGACGGGCTACGGGCCCGAAACCACCACCGTCTCGCGCCTGCTGACCGGCGTCTACAGCTACGCGGTGCACTGGTACGGGGGCACGGGCAGTTGGGCGGCTTCGGGCGGTACCGTGCGCGTCTACGATGCCAGCGGCCTGATCGCCACCTACACCGCGCCGAGCAACGCCGACGAGCCGGGCGCCAGCGGGATGGTGTGGTGGTACGTCTTCGATCTGGACGGAGGGTCGCTCGTTCCCAAGAACACCCTGAGCAGCAACCCGCCGATCCCTTCGGCGGTTTCGCTCTCCCAGCAGCGGCTCAAGTAACCTCGTCGGCATCGACGAGGCCCCGGCGCGTCCGGGGCCTCGTTTTGCCGCCGGCCCCACGGACCGGTAGACTGGGAGGGCTGCACCTCGGGACCCGACGCCATGAACACCACGACGCGCTACACCCTCGCCAGCCTGGCCCTCCTCTTCTGGCTCGGTTTCTTCGTGGCCACCCCGGGGGCGGTCCTCCCGTTCTGGCGCACGGAGTTCGGGATCCTGGGGGAGATGGCGGCGTTTTTCAACCTGCAGCTCTTGGGCCTGCTGCTGGGCGTGGGCCTGGCCACGCGCCTCCACCGCCGCCACCCAGCGGTTCCCGCGAGCGCCGCGGTGCTGGCCGCCGCCTACCTGGTCATGGGCCTCGCCCCCTCCTTCGCCTGGATCGTGGCCGCCGCGGGGGTGGGGGGCGTGGCCCAGGGGGTGCTCAACGTGCACGCCAACGGATTGGTGGGCGAGCTGCACCCGCGGGTGCGGGTGCTGATGCTCAACCGCGTCAACGCCGCCTTCGGCGTCGGGGCCGTCGTCGCCCCGCTCTGGCTCACCTGGCTTCCCTGGCGCTTTGGTTTCGTGCTGGCGGCGCTGGGCTGGCTGGCCGCCGCGGGGCTGGCCTGGGGCGCTCCCGAGGTGCGGGAGCGCGTGGGCCGCTTGTCGCCGCGGCTGCTGCGGCGGGCGCTGCCGCTTCTGAGCGCGGTGGGTCTCTACGTCGCCGTTGAGGCCTCGATCTCGGCCTGGAGCGGCGCCTACCTGACCGAGCTGGGCTACCCGGTGCGGCTCGCCGGGGCGCTGCTTGCGGGGTACTGGCTGCTGCTCACGGCCAGCCGCCTGGGGCTGGCCCGCTGGGTCGCGGCCGACCCGCTGGGGCGGCTCTACCGGCTGACGCTCGCCAGCCTGGCCGTCCTTCTGGCGCTGGCCTGGCCGCCGCTCGCCCCGCTCTTCCCGCTGGTGGCCGTCTTCTACGGGCCGATCTTCGGTACCAGCTTCGCGGCGCTGCAGGGCCGCTTCGGTCAGGAGCTGACCGCGGGGATGTTCTACGCCGCGGCCGCGGGAGGGACGCTCGGCCCTGCGCTCTTCGCGGCGCTGCCGGGGCCGCGATGGATCCCGCTCGGCTTCGTGGTGCTGGGTGCGCTGCTGCTTGCGGCGCTCTGGCGGGCGCGCGAGGTCTAGAGGGCCCAGCGGGCGAAGGCGGCCTCGCTGAAGCCGAACTCGAGCTCCCCCCGCTCGATCCATCCCTCGCGAACCTTGGGGAAGGGCGCGAAGCCGCCGGCGGCGAGCAGGTGGAAGGCCAGCTCGCTGGGGCGGGTGGCGGCCGGGTGGAAGGCGAGGGCCGCGGCGCGGGCGGCGCCAAAACTGCTCATGGCCTGGGAGCCGATCATGGCCTCCTTGCCGGAGGTGCGGGCGCGGTCCAGCATGGCCAGGCTGGGGACGAAGCCGCTGCGCGCGGGCTTGACGTTGAGCACGTCGAAGGTGTCCCGCTCCAGCTCGCGTTCCAGGTCGCGCGGGGTGAAGGCGGAGTCGTCGGCGATGAGCGGCAGGACCGCCCGCTTTCGCAGCGCCGCCCGGGCCCGGAGGCGTTCTGTGGGCAGGGGTTCCTCGACCATCGTCACCCCCAGCGCCCGCCAGCGTTCCAGCACCTCCGCGGCGGTTTCCGGCTCGAGCGTCTCGTTGGCGTCGACGTAGACTTCGGCGCCTGGGAAGGCTTCCACCAGCGCGCGGATGCGGGCCTCGTCCGGCTCGCGTTCGCCGTCGGTCTTGAGCTTGAAGACGCGCACCCCCCGCGCGTAGGCGAAGCGGGCGCTTGCGAGCGTCGCCTCCACGTCCCCCTGCCCCACGATGAAGCTCACCCGCACGCGCTTTCGGCCCGCGGGCAGGAGGTCCAGGGGATCCTGCCCCAGCGCGGCGGCGCGGGCCTCCCAGATGGCCATCTCCAGCCCCGCTTTGGCCGCGAGGTTGCAGGGGAGGCGGCCGAGGAGACGCAAAACGCCGGCGTGGTCGCTGAGGTCGGCCTTCCTGAGGGCGGGCTCGAGCCAGTCCAGCGCGGCGCGCACGCTCCCCAGGGTCTCGCCGTAGATCGTCGGGCGTACGGCCACTTCGCCGCGGCCGGTGGAGCCGTCCTCGAGCACCACCTCCACGAGCGCGTGCTCGAGGGCGTCCATCCGCTTGCCCGCGCCCCAGCGCAGCTCCGCCGCCAGCGGAATGCGGAAGGGGCGCAGCCGCAGTTCGCGCAGCCTCACGCTTCCTCCAACCAGGCGCGCACCCGCGCCGCCGCGGAGTCGGGATCGAGGGCGGTGGTGTCGAGGAAGAGGGCGGCCGGCGAGCCTGCGAGCGCGCGGCGGGGGCCTTGGGGGTGGTAGTGCCTTTGCTCTTCGGCCACGATCTTGAGCTTTTCGATCAGCGCCTCCAGCGGATGGCCGCGGCCGAGGAGCCGGTCGAGCTCCTCCTGGGTGAGCACGCCGCCGGCGAGCTCGCGGAAGCGGGCCACCTCCTCGCGGCTCACCCCCACCCGGTCGAAGCCCTCGCCCCGGCCCAGCAGCCGTTCCAGCCGCACCGCGGCGGGGGCCTCGAGCACGACGAAGCGGGCCTGGGAAAAACGTTCGCGGGCGTAGCGCACCTCGGCCTCGCCGCGGAGCCCGTCGAAGACGAGCGGCCAGACGGGCTCGACGTAGGCGGCCGCCAGCGCCTCGGCGATCCCGCCGGGGTGAGCGGCCCGCCAGCGCGCGGTCAGCGCGAAGCGCTGGGCGCGGTCCAGCCGTGCGGGGTCGGCGCCCAGCCGGGGCAGGACGTAGCGGTCCACCAGCTCGCGCCGGTTGGGGAGCAGCGGCCAGCCGAGCGCCCGGGTGAAGCTGCTCTTGCCCACCCCGGTGAGCCCCACGACGATCAGCAGGGGAAGCTCGGGCAGGGGGCGGGTGTTCGCGGCGGGTTCGAAGTGGAAACGCGGCGGCACAGGGACATTATGCCCCATCCGTTTGGGGGTGCGGCCGTGCGGGGGCCAGGGTGTAGGCTGAAGCTGGAGGTATTCATGAAGGAAATTTCAAAGCGGTGGTTAGGAAGTTTGGTTTTGATTCTTGCTCTGGCGGCCTGCAACACCCAGATCAAACCGCAGGCGACCCAGGCCGACTTCGATCAATCGGTGCAGGATTACCAGGCCGACTTGGGCGCCGTCGCCGCCGCGGCCGGACAGGACCTGGCGCTGCAGGCGCTCATGGCCACCCCCTCCGGCGCCCCCGGGCTGCCCACGGGCGCGCTGGCCGCGAACCTGATGAACCTCGGCGCCGGGCCGCTTTCGCCCAGCGACGCCCTCAAGCTGCTGGGCGGCATCGTCCCCCTCGCCGACCAGAACCTCGAACGCGGCAAGTGGGACTACGACCCCGCGGTGCCCGGCTGGGTTCAGGATTCGAACTACAGCGGCGACGACCTGGTGCTCACCTGGCCCTTTGACGACGATCAGAGCAACGCGCACACCGCCGCGCTGACCTTCGACTGGAACTACGGCGCCGCCACCGTGGACGTGCGCGAGTCCGACGGCACGACCAGCGAGGCGCCGCAGGACATGCAGATCACCCTGAGGGTGGACGGCAACGCCGCGGGCAGCCTGCATGGGCAGTTCGCCTGGTACGACTGCAGCGGCACCCCGATCGCCGAGCCCACCAGCGTGGCCCTCAGCGGCAGCGCGGGCGTGAACGACCGCGTCGCCTTCACCTTCAACCTGAGCGCCTCCGACACCCGGATCCAGACGAGCGGCAGCTTCTCGGTGACCGCCGGTGGCGATAGCAGCAGCCTTTCCTGGGACGTTTGGGTCAACGGGGCGATGACCCGCGACGCCAGCTGCTTCAGCCAGGACTTCGACGCCAGCGGCGGCCACGTGAACTTCGCCACCTCCGAATCCGTGGGCGGCGAGAGCCAGAGCTTCGAGTTCAACACCGACTTCACCCTCAACTTCGACGCCGGCGGGAACCCCATCTCGGCCGTCCTCGCGAACGGCTTCGTCAAGGTGGACGGCACCGTCGCCCTCACCTTCT
Coding sequences within:
- a CDS encoding primosomal protein N' family DNA-binding protein; this translates as MRLSILLPLPLGPLSYLAPEGAPLPPRPGLRVAVPFRKGMRVGVVVEVEDAAEGDFALRHAIGYLDAEPFLDEAGLAFLMRAAEHYFAPPGQLLADLVPFLEPPLHHEVRLVDGAVRPGLPQLALWRDAAELDPALLDELREGGVLEERVRALKPTRKTLVPLREPTEKLTPKQRAALETLRALGEAESQTALAAAAGVGPGVVRALVDKGYAGWREVELELAAPPPAGSPIRPLPVPEPPTRVSGGRHAERLQLAAGLAREGETLVLFPERYALERAYDRWPPPVLPFHGGQSPDLRRALWREAAPVVLGSYQALLMPRRWKRIVVMDEGSDSYKLASGSRAHAVRLAELRAEMLGAELHYLSLTPAVEVVEKPGLLVRPPRTRVLPIDLRRERGWPLTGRAVELLAQVPEKGRQALVLVARRGYSGRLFCKSCDWQPVCSNCDLPLRFHKPGRRGRLVCHQCGHSEPAPEVCPVCGGEVFGYAGPGVQWVAEEVRRRVPSLPVYQYSAERKDDLSPLQRGEVGVVVGTTALLRTPAPPELALVLLPYAEGFLPASDFRAPERYHRLLWQLADLHPSRSPLLALQTFEPDHPAVEALIEGDVTSVPETELVLRRMLGYPPAVRMVVLEFSHRQEATARAAAMEAAEFLKKRIGPEPEAAEPADPAGAPAPLLGPAPAPVPRVRGRYVFHLILRSHDPAQLAAWLRDLPAPKGARLRLDPDPVGFVGLLED
- a CDS encoding aspartate/glutamate racemase family protein; this translates as MEIIGVLGGMSWPSTLEYYRLMNEAAQARLGPDRSAEILLYSLDWGRIERLQHAGDWDALSEELITGARRLVLGGAGFLVIATNTMHKVADAVAAVSGLEVLHIADATARALREAGVRRAGLLGTRFTMEEPFMRERLEGWGLEVLVPEPEDREAVHRIIYEELVQGVVRDASREVYRGMMARLVERGAGGIVLGCTEIGLLVGPEDAPVPVFDTTRIHAEAAVARALGG
- a CDS encoding AAA family ATPase, translating into MPPRFHFEPAANTRPLPELPLLIVVGLTGVGKSSFTRALGWPLLPNRRELVDRYVLPRLGADPARLDRAQRFALTARWRAAHPGGIAEALAAAYVEPVWPLVFDGLRGEAEVRYARERFSQARFVVLEAPAAVRLERLLGRGEGFDRVGVSREEVARFRELAGGVLTQEELDRLLGRGHPLEALIEKLKIVAEEQRHYHPQGPRRALAGSPAALFLDTTALDPDSAAARVRAWLEEA
- a CDS encoding MFS transporter: MNTTTRYTLASLALLFWLGFFVATPGAVLPFWRTEFGILGEMAAFFNLQLLGLLLGVGLATRLHRRHPAVPASAAVLAAAYLVMGLAPSFAWIVAAAGVGGVAQGVLNVHANGLVGELHPRVRVLMLNRVNAAFGVGAVVAPLWLTWLPWRFGFVLAALGWLAAAGLAWGAPEVRERVGRLSPRLLRRALPLLSAVGLYVAVEASISAWSGAYLTELGYPVRLAGALLAGYWLLLTASRLGLARWVAADPLGRLYRLTLASLAVLLALAWPPLAPLFPLVAVFYGPIFGTSFAALQGRFGQELTAGMFYAAAAGGTLGPALFAALPGPRWIPLGFVVLGALLLAALWRAREV
- a CDS encoding enolase C-terminal domain-like protein, with translation MRLRELRLRPFRIPLAAELRWGAGKRMDALEHALVEVVLEDGSTGRGEVAVRPTIYGETLGSVRAALDWLEPALRKADLSDHAGVLRLLGRLPCNLAAKAGLEMAIWEARAAALGQDPLDLLPAGRKRVRVSFIVGQGDVEATLASARFAYARGVRVFKLKTDGEREPDEARIRALVEAFPGAEVYVDANETLEPETAAEVLERWRALGVTMVEEPLPTERLRARAALRKRAVLPLIADDSAFTPRDLERELERDTFDVLNVKPARSGFVPSLAMLDRARTSGKEAMIGSQAMSSFGAARAAALAFHPAATRPSELAFHLLAAGGFAPFPKVREGWIERGELEFGFSEAAFARWAL
- a CDS encoding MFS transporter yields the protein MRAALARWAVVGAGFFIFGNLYAPQPLLPELERSWNAAAGAAGPGMSAPMLGLVLGSLLWPRTGLRSGAMLALGVLGVALFGVLGAWAGDPALWATLRLGQGLAAAAVPGVSFALLPRLFGYRAAAAAGWLVAANTVGGALGRAGAGVMAEGLDPAGALVGLALPLVGLAWAVAPLEGRFTRTEARVRAGAAPLLALGAGLLFANLFVANLMPYRLEAAGYGLAALGAFYLAYLGGTAGALVAGALAGRLGPLAAGAAALAAGALGTVLLAPWPLAGFALLLAGLFGLHALGGAEAGRRGAGTSGAYVSAYYLGGALAGLVYPLFLPRPFGWAQGFVGGLLLVTALLLAPALALARGRDG
- a CDS encoding peptidoglycan DD-metalloendopeptidase family protein; the protein is MKRWLWWPLALGLALAAAPVHVVRPGETLYRIARTYGVPLEALAAANGIADVNLIRAGQRLVIPSEPSWPADWGLAVTPWPPEQGRPAVFRVPVGVNAVRVFQLEVPVARGVALVPVPADTRPGLHPFVLEGAGLKGELLVLPGGYGSENIVLSEEKNALLDREKIRAEKARLLEACGPWTAELLGPGPWRWPLERVEETSAFGTRRSYNGRPGGWHGGVDLRGEEGTPVYAPAAGVVALSTELYVRGNAVVLRHGLGLCSGYYHLSRRAVEPGQRVAKGELLGYVGATGLVTGPHLHWEVRLLGQTTDPAAFTRPDLWQALAPARAAGR
- a CDS encoding PaaI family thioesterase, whose product is MRIAIQDTYPDDVAHCYGCGRLNPHGYQLKTYPAGEFTESRFTPEPYHTAIPGFVYGGLIASLIDCHSTGSAAIFKMRAEGKEPGSEEAPRFVTAHLEVDYLAPTPLGVELRLMGRQVEVKERKVVVDTEMFAGEKLVAKGHAVLVRMPETMAGQ
- a CDS encoding carboxypeptidase regulatory-like domain-containing protein; protein product: MYKKRGFFAVLAVLALALSACGGVVVPRGSATLSGTVVDATTGLPVQGATACFVYNGNVSDLCDNTDANGEFVLQLLPAGDHAVQVSKSGFTTAREAVQLSDGAATTVRIALNPGLSSGELRIVLSWNADPSDLDSHLWIPQGSGYYEVYFSNKGNCDAAPYACLDVDDTTGYGPETTTVSRLLTGVYSYAVHWYGGTGSWAASGGTVRVYDASGLIATYTAPSNADEPGASGMVWWYVFDLDGGSLVPKNTLSSNPPIPSAVSLSQQRLK